The proteins below are encoded in one region of Ciconia boyciana chromosome 31, ASM3463844v1, whole genome shotgun sequence:
- the BRME1 gene encoding break repair meiotic recombinase recruitment factor 1 translates to MGKRKNEQPPGGDGKCHVPKTKQSFQEDSEATGDNSLDVTGPAQTGDADGTPKPAAGGVEDRGETTCGSTGSAATNTPRSENGDREAAAPEQSQAGQRVPGLLPQEEKDTGIGGGSKSPEAAAPGAASQPESPQWANSALHETAEDQPVATVEQNGSAGEEPDAKTPTHHGRGNIGDHPEHGSAVPVRGEGAAGREITLPADTPGRSTGSGVPAEVPDPHREGGVNHSEPGERRGDTDQSQEPPRPSVVNAEENESGTISERTAGGEHRENASRERPRATGTNDAVKNADESWCSPASGIVSTEVSGVCAPSADPKAEEGTAEPESAGAAGTVGPVSRPQGGNPSPWKVSGEADVGRKEARGGGTPSPGTGSVLDPAVPTGGNPAGEREGEGLAEEQGTQARRGTEHAVSAPRTDTQPPARSGDLLRGGGTAESAPTVTAMPGPAPTGTAQPPAAGAGSAVGADPQDETRLAGEPLSPQPELRGAQSLPAADRRDSAVPGCELRAAAGRSHAEEVPPLTEGNGPAQPRPRGEEPEGLRPPAGLEDATDVVCGLILELSNLNRLAMSAHRGLEALRRPKPRRSRRPGPVPPHGGRRWKET, encoded by the exons ATGGGCAAACGGAAGAACGAGCAGCCGCCAG gagGAGACGGTAAATGCCACGTTcccaaaactaaacaaagtTTTCAGGAAGATTCAGAGGCGACAGGAGACAACAGCTTAGACGTGACCGGACCAGCTCAGACTGGTGATGCCGATGGAACACCGAAGCCGGCTGCAGGAGGGGTGGAGGATCGGGGAGAGACGACCTGCGGCAGCACCGGCAGCGCCGCGACAAACACACCGAGGAG cgAGAATGGCGACAGGGAGGCGGCTGCTCCGGAGCAAAGCCAGGCGGGGCAGCGTGTCCCCGGCCTCTTACCACAG gaagaaaaagacacagGCATTGGTGGGGGCAGCAAGTCACCGGAGGCTGCTGCCCCGGGAGCAGCGTCTCAGCCAGAGTCACCCCAATGGGCAAATTCGGCGCTGCATGAGACAGCAGAGGATCAGCCGGTGGCAACCGTGGAGCAGAACGGAAGTGCCGGTGAAGAGCCGGACGCCAAAACCCCAACTCACCACGGAAGGGGCAATATCGGTGACCATCCCGAGCACGGCTCTGCTGTGCCAGTGCGAGGAGAGGGGGCGGCCGGCAGAGAGATCACTCTCCCTGCGGATACTCCAGGCCGGAGCACCGGCAGCGGCGTGCCGGCAGAGGTGCCTGACCCTCACCGTGAAGGGGGAGTTAACCACAGCGAGCCGGGTGAGCGCCGAGGTGACACCGATCAAAGCCAGGAACCACCGCGCCCGTCTGTTGTAAACGCCGAAGAAAATGAATCCGGCACCATATCCGAGAGGACGGCTGGAGGAGAACACCGGGAAAATGCGAGCAGGGAACGACCACGGGCAACCGGTACGAACGATGCGGTGAAGAACGCGGACGAATCCTGGTGCAGCCCGGCCAGCGGCATCGTTTCCACGGAGGTTTCGGGGGTCTGCGCCCCATCTGCAGACCCGAAGGCGGAGGAAGGCACTGCTGAACCGGAGAGCGCGGGCGCTGCCGGCACTGTCGGTCCGGTGAGCCGGCCCCAGGGCGGGAACCCTTCCCCGTGGAAAGTGTCGGGAGAAGCCGATGTGGGCCGGAAAGaggccagaggaggaggaaccCCCTCTCCCGGGACCGGCTCGGTGCTGGATCCGGCCGTCCCCACTGGCGGGAATCCCGCAGGCGAGAGGGAAGGCGAAGGTCTCGCGGAGGAACAGGGCACGCAGGCGAGACGCGGCACGGAGCACGCAGTGAGCGCGCCGAGGACGGACACGCAGCCCCCGGCTCGCTCCGGCGACCTCCTTCGTGGTGGAGGAACCGCGGAGAGCGCGCCCACCGTTACGGCGATGCCGGGGCCGGCTCCCACGGGCACTGCGCAACCCCCTGCCGCAGGCGCCGGTTCGGCTGTCGGTGCGGACCCCCAGGATGAGACCCGTTTGGCCGGGGAGCCGCTCTCCCCGCAGCCAGAGCTGCGCGGTGCCCAG TCGCTCCCTGCCGCCGACCGGCGCGACTCTGCGGTGCCGGGGTGCGAGCTGCGTGCCGCAGCAGGACGGAGCCACGCCGAAGAGGTGCCGCCGCTCACCGAGGGAAACGGCCCGGCCCAGCCACGGCCCAG GGGCGAGGAGCCGGAGGGGCTGCGCCCGCCTGCCGGCCTGGAGGACGCGACCGACGTCGTCTGCGGCCTGATCCTGGAGCTCTCCAACCTCAA CCGCCTGGCGATGAGCGCGCACCGGGGCCTGGAGGCGCTGAGGAGGCCGAAGCCGCGGCGGAGCAGGCGGCCGGGGCCGGTCCCCCCGCACGGCgggaggaggtggaaggagaCGTAG
- the NANOS3 gene encoding nanos homolog 3: protein MEHGPAFDMWRDYLGLAAVLAALPRERGDAGEAAAADAPDSASASPGKSLCAFCKHNGEAKHVYSGHSLRDAGGRVQCPVLRSYVCPQCGATQDRAHTKRFCPLTCRGYTSVYSRSTRNSAGKRAAGGQAAPGTAKK from the coding sequence ATGGAGCACGGCCCCGCGTTCGACATGTGGAGGGACTACCTGGGGCTGGCCGCCGTGCTGGCCGCGCTGCCGCGGGAGCGCGGGGACGCCGGCGAAGCGGCGGCCGCCGACGCGCCGGATTCGGCGTCGGCATCCCCCGGCAAGTCCCTCTGCGCCTTCTGCAAGCACAACGGGGAGGCGAAGCACGTCTACAGCGGGCACAGCCTGCGGGACGCCGGGGGCCGGGTGCAGTGCCCCGTCCTGCGCAGCTACGTCTGCCCGCAGTGCGGGGCCACGCAGGATCGGGCCCACACCAAGCGCTTCTGCCCCCTCACCTGCCGCGGCTACACCTCCGTCTACAGCCGCTCGACACGCAACTCGGCCGGCaagcgggcggcgggcggccagGCCGCACCGGGCACCGCCAAGAAGTAG